A section of the Salmo salar chromosome ssa05, Ssal_v3.1, whole genome shotgun sequence genome encodes:
- the LOC106574107 gene encoding CDC42 small effector protein 1, translated as MSEFWHKIGCCVVAKPPPRKRRRKIDRSMIGEPTNFVHLTHIGSGEMAEGRAPSGPVQDKMRSKGPSANGCRSML; from the exons aTGAGCGAGTTCTGGCACAAGATTGGCTGCTGCGTGGTGGCCAAACCTCCACCG AGAAAGAGGCGCAGGAAAATCGACCGCAGCATGATCGGCGAGCCCACAAACTTTGTCCACTTGACACACATTGGCTCTGGGGAGATGGCAGAGGGCCGGGCCCCG TCAGGGCCGGTCCAGGATAAGATGAGGTCGAAAGGACCCAGTGCCAACGGCTGCAGGAGCATGTTATAG